A window of the Lolium perenne isolate Kyuss_39 chromosome 7, Kyuss_2.0, whole genome shotgun sequence genome harbors these coding sequences:
- the LOC127313463 gene encoding xyloglucan galactosyltransferase KATAMARI1 homolog: protein MTYPAIRNTTVLNNEASPWQGNEFAVPYASHFHPSSDADVLRWQDRMRRLERRSLWGFAGGPRPGNTTVRAQIIEQCGKSSSCAMFGAMSYHSSPDRIMRLLESAEFCVEPRGDSFTRKSTFDAILAGCIPVFFHPISAYTQYTWYLPRDYRRYSVFIPQGDVAKRNVSIEEVLRKIPATKVARMREEVIRLIPRVMYRDPMAKGVTFKDAFDVAVDAVIDRVAKRRHATAEGREYKGSVDGYLSWKYELLDHGQKDIGPHEFDPYM, encoded by the coding sequence ATGACGTACCCTGCCATCCGCAACACGACGGTTCTCAACAACGAGGCCAGCCCGTGGCAGGGCAACGAATTCGCTGTGCCATACGCGTCGCACTTCCACCCTTCTTCCGACGCCGACGTACTCCGCTGGCAGGACCGCATGCGCCGGCTAGAGCGCAGGTCGCTCTGGGGCTTCGCCGGCGGGCCACGCCCCGGCAATACGACGGTGCGCGCGCAGATCATAGAGCAGTGCGGCAAGTCGAGCAGTTGCGCAATGTTCGGCGCCATGTCGTACCACAGCTCGCCGGATCGGATCATGCGGCTACTGGAAAGCGCTGAGTTCTGCGTCGAGCCGCGCGGCGACTCCTTCACCCGCAAGTCCACATTCGACGCCATCCTCGCCGGCTGTATCCCGGTCTTCTTCCACCCGATCTCCGCCTACACCCAGTACACGTGGTACCTTCCCAGGGACTACAGGAGGTACTCGGTGTTCATCCCCCAGGGTGATGTGGCCAAGCGCAACGTTAGCATCGAGGAGGTGCTGAGGAAGATACCGGCGACGAAGGTGGCGCGAATGCGGGAGGAGGTGATTCGGCTTATACCGAGAGTGATGTACAGGGACCCGATGGCGAAGGGCGTGACGTTCAAGGACGCGTTCGACGTCGCTGTGGACGCCGTCATCGACAGGGTGGCCAAGCGCCGGCACGCCACGGCCGAGGGACGCGAGTACAAGGGCAGCGTCGATGGATATCTTAGTTGGAAATACGAATTACTAGATCATGGGCAAAAGGATATAGGCCCGCACGAGTTTGATCCATATATGTGA
- the LOC139833225 gene encoding xyloglucan galactosyltransferase KATAMARI1 homolog — MKPSTALSMEMDAANGKHSVGGGSGVGSLLRPPRIFCLTVLSIVFWALIIYFVSTMQGNMASLLLKPSAFSLPSFRFARDRCVGRYIYMYDLPPRFNADLVSHCRGFSVSDDICKLMVNDGFGAQLPPGESLPEKGSYDTDQYMLALIYHARMRRYECLTADPSTAAAVYVPFYPGFDVSLNMWKSNVSDRDALSRDLADWLVRQPQWRAM; from the coding sequence ATGAAGCCCAGCACCGCACTGAGCATGGAGATGGATGCCGCTAATGGCAAGCACTCTGTTGGCGGAGGCAGCGGTGTCGGAAGCTTGCTCCGGCCACCGCGGATATTCTGCCTCACGGTGCTCTCGATCGTATTCTGGGCCCTGATAATCTACTTCGTCTCCACCATGCAAGGCAATATGGCGTCCCTTCTCCTCAAGCCCTCGGCCTTCTCCCTTCCGTCCTTCCGCTTCGCCCGGGATCGGTGCGTCGGCCGGTACATCTACATGTACGACCTACCGCCACGGTTCAACGCCGACCTCGTCAGCCACTGCCGTGGGTTCTCGGTCTCCGACGACATCTGCAAGCTCATGGTAAACGACGGGTTCGGTGCGCAGCTCCCGCCCGGTGAATCCCTGCCGGAGAAGGGATCCTACGACACTGACCAGTACATGCTGGCGTTAATCTACCACGCTCGGATGAGGCGGTACGAGTGTCTCACCGCCGACCCctcaaccgccgccgccgtgtaCGTGCCCTTCTACCCCGGGTTTGATGTGTCACTGAACATGTGGAAGAGCAACGTCTCGGACCGCGACGCCCTGTCGCGGGACTTGGCGGACTGGCTTGTGCGGCAGCCCCAGTGGCGCGCCATGTGA
- the LOC127317824 gene encoding putative FBD-associated F-box protein At1g61330 translates to MDSHLTRTRKRPRRCYHEPVIKKTRAKVHLADLSEDLLSVVLSKLPIKDAVRTGLLSSKWRHMWRGCSKLKFDGITVCGSGVFGRQEYTQKFIYNVNAVMRQQQCMVVEELVIRFGFDIKLVDHVNTWVDFAVSSRTKSLALDLAPAKFRADQYRFPVELLDDASLYRLRHLQLSFASFELPCQFSGFPNLRTLDLHMLRVTRKDLQDTLLNCVNLEWFSMVRCHLNDELTVARPLSKLLYLRIVHCKITKIVLNAVKLETFIFYGRLYPVDLGGAPELKHADLDFYSSVPLEHALTVLPKVLSSVQDLTLRALIPLKMPLLMETPYKFSQLKHLDLWLILEHKEAGNILSLASFLRAAPYLEKLEMHFSVFDFAHRVSHPIKILPRCPHNYLKSLHITGFSGTTSQLELLVHTVENAHALEFLTIKGADIVGRDLDREGKIRFVSQFQKLERRYLHGIISPNVKLCII, encoded by the exons ATGGACAGCCATCTAACACGCACACGTAAAAGACCGAGGCGCTGCTATCACGAACCAGTCATTAAGAAAACCAGAGCAAAGGTTCATCTTGCGGACCTTTCTGAGGATCTTCTGTctgtggttctttcaaaattaccgATAAAGGACGCAGTGAGAACTGGTCTTCTGTCAAGTAAATGGAGGCACATGTGGAGGGGTTGCTCCAAACTGAAATTTGATGGTATCACTGTGTGTGGCAGCGGTGTGTTTGGGCGACAAGAGTACACTCAGAAATTCATCTACAATGTTAATGCAGTGATGCGGCAGCAGCAGTGCATGGTTGTTGAAGAACTGGTGATCAGATTTGGATTCGACATCAAGCTAGTGGATCATGTGAATACTTGGGTGGATTTTGCTGTATCATCACGGACAAAGAGTCTTGCCCTTGATTTAGCGCCAGCCAAATTCCGTGCTGATCAGTACAGATTTCCTGTCGAGCTTTTAGATGACGCAAGCCTATATCGGCTTCGTCATCTGCAACTTAGCTTTGCTTCATTTGAACTACCCTGTCAATTCAGCGGTTTCCCGAATCTGAGAACACTTGATTTGCACATGTTACGTGTCACTCGGAAGGATCTTCAAGATACGCTGTTAAATTGTGTTAATCTTGAGTGGTTCAGTATGGTTAGATGTCATTTGAATGATGAGCTGACAGTAGCTCGGCCATTATCAAAGCTACTATACTTGCGTATTGTGCACTGCAAGATAACCAAGATAGTACTCAATGCGGTGAAACTTGAAACGTTCATCTTCTATGGTCGTCTGTATCCAGTTGACCTTGGGGGTGCTCCAGAACTGAAACACGCAGATCTTGATTTCTATTCATCTGTACCTCTTGAGCATGCTCTGACTGTACTTCCCAAAGTGCTTTCAAGTGTTCAAGATCTGACATTGCGTGCTCTTATTCCACTTAAG ATGCCCTTGCTGATGGAAACCCCATACAAGTTTTCCCAGTTGAAACATTTGGATTTATGGCTGATTCTAGAGCATAAAGAAGCTGGCAACATTCTTTCATTGGCCTCCTTTTTGAGGGCTGCTCCTTACCTTGAAAAGCTAGAGATGCAT TTTAGCGTTTTTGATTTCGCACACCGGGTCTCACATCCTATCAAGATCCTTCCAAGGTGTCCACATAACTATCTGAAGAGCCTGCACATTACTGGATTTTCGGGAACAACATCACAACTTGAACTTCTAGTGCACACCGTTGAAAATGCCCATGCCCTAGAGTTCTTGACAATTAAAGGAGCTGACATAGTTGGTCGTGATCTAGATCGCGAAGGGAAAATAAGATTTGTTTCCCAATTTCAAAAACTAGAGAGAAGATACCTTCATGGAATAATTTCACCAAATGTGAAACTGTGTATTATTTAA